The Drosophila innubila isolate TH190305 chromosome 2R unlocalized genomic scaffold, UK_Dinn_1.0 1_C_2R, whole genome shotgun sequence DNA window gTCGTCCACATCATGCAAATTCTGTAATTTCTCGGCCATTCAATCATCACATTTCGCACTGTAAACATCATATAATCCATCATCCattgattaaaattcaaacaCAAACTTGTTATTATATTTGGCAAAAAACGAAAATCCAAATGTGGCCAAGCAAATCTCTCATGTGGCACGTTCGCAAACATATTTACCTCTTACCGTGCAACTAGAATATGAAATGTGGCGAGTTACtcgcaaaaatatttatgtttaatactatgtataaaaatatcatatatatatatatatatatacctgtatctatatctatgtGTAACTGTCTGCGACTATACTTAGCATATGTACTATCTACGCCTATGAAAATTACTGTTAAAacaagtatttaataaaacaaacgcAAGTCTGTAATCATGTGAAAGAACCCGTGTTCCTTTTTTTGATCGATGGGGAGGGGATTAAGAAGTGACGAGACTACTAATGTTAAAatacaaactaaataaaatcgaCAGCTTGATTATCAGGGAACAAACCTGAAAAAGAAAgatttgaactctcataacttcgtcAAAACTCAAACGATTTTAACACGGAGTGTCATTTTAATCGtgatttggcttctaaattatttctgcatttcaattttgttcactcagaatattaaatttttttgaccaTCAGCcatttattatccaatttttctTACCCCTCATTATTTTAACCGATTTCTATaagaaatgtcatttttatcataatttctTTTCCCTTAGGTCTTTTTAAACATTCcttatatttatgatttagTCTTAgttattgtataaatatagaGTTACAGAATATGGATATAATTAATGCATTTATGTAGGAGACACAATTGTTCAACAAAAGTTATTAAGCGTGCTGTGCTCTTTAAAGTTTGATAGTTTCCAACTATAGACCCACACCGATGCCCGTGGTGGGCGTAAAGTAGAGGCACTGCAGCGCCTCCTGGAGGGCACGCTGACAGGCCAGTGTTGAAGTGAAGCCGCCGGCGTTCTCTTGTGGCGTCTCGGAGCGTATGTGTGCGATGTAACCCATGGACTCGACGTCGCTGGCTGGCGGTGGCGTGGGTCCTTCGGTGTAGGGATTCAGCGGTTCGTAGATAAACAGGGGTCCTTCATCTGATTTGGGCACAGGCAGCAGAGATGGATCGGCCGTCTGGCCAAACTTGATGCCTGTAGAGAACTCGTTGGCGGGTTTCGGTGGCGGTAGCTGCTTCTCCTCCTCGCGCTGTTTCTCCGCCTTCTCGGCGAACTCGCTGACAATTTGGACAGCGTCTTTGCCACTGTACATGAGCTCCTCGATGAGCGCCTGCTTGTCCCgtgccttcttcttcttgtgctCGGTCTCTAGCTCCTCCAGCTCCTTCTTGCGCGAATTCTCTTGCGCTCGTTCCAGCTCCAGCATCTCCTCCAGCGCGTACTCGTCCCGTCCGACACGCGTCTTGTTGCGTTGAATTACCTCACGATTGTCCCGCTTGTAGGCTTCGATGCGTTTGTTGGTCTCGATGATTTCAATGTTGTTGCATAGATTGTACACAATGTCCTCAATCTCCTCTAGGTAATCGTTGTATTCCTCCAGCGAGGCAAAGTCCTCCTCCCGTTTATTATAGTCCCGCAGTATGCGACGTCGTATGTCCACCTCCTTCTCCACCATCGGATCCTCAAAGAGCTGCACTCGAAAGTTGTTGCGCCGTAACGGCACCATGCACTCCGGACAGGCGCCAGATCCCTTGAGGAAGAGCATGTCCACGCATGATTCGCATAGTGTGTGGCCGCATACGTTGACCATCAACTTGAGCGAGGGATTGCGGTATTTGGTGGTCTTGCACCGCGGGCAAGCCTGCTCCTCCATCGCACCGCTctataaacaaacaatatattaaattttaacagtcaagcaattaaaatgccgacagaaaacaaaaaagattcgCTTTACTCAAAATGGCACATGCAAAAATCAGCCTGAATATATCGATAATCGATAAGTGCTGCGGTTGGTATACAACACTGAATGTGCGGTAGCCCTAATCTTTAACATTTTCAGCATATCGATATTTGCAATGAAGCATTTCGGTAGCTTGAGCGGGCTTTTCAAATATCATACaactgattttcttttttaaacattttatttcaaacagCATTCGCGTTAATTTTCACATTAAgaatagaatttaaatatggttttttaatatacacgcacattaatatatatttttatatgattatatgcattaaatatttaaataatttacatcgATCAAAACCTTTTCTTAGACGTACGTACATTTGTTTTCAgcattaagttttatttattcttgttATAATTGCGTACATATTGtttgtgagtatgtgtgtgtgtgtgtgaatttgtGTATATAAGTAGTTAAAAGCATTTCCAAGCAGTTGcacaaacatttgaaattaattaacaatttaaccGCTGATTACTTGGATTTGTTAGTAAGTAGCAATTGTATTTCGTAATACTTCAGGAAAAGgtcgtgagtgtgtgtgttttgataTTAAAGCAGCACATTTTGAATTATGAGAGatatatgtacttaaaatGCTAGAGTGGGCTAGTAAATTTAGGCTAACTTACGGGCTAACATGTTGCTTGGGCTTAcataatttatacaaacttgttgaatggaaaaaaataacgTAAACAATACACATAGATTtacatatacagatacagatacaaatacggATACATATTTTAGTTATGTACGTTTGTATGTAAAAGAAATCGAC harbors:
- the LOC117783387 gene encoding CDK-activating kinase assembly factor MAT1, with product MEEQACPRCKTTKYRNPSLKLMVNVCGHTLCESCVDMLFLKGSGACPECMVPLRRNNFRVQLFEDPMVEKEVDIRRRILRDYNKREEDFASLEEYNDYLEEIEDIVYNLCNNIEIIETNKRIEAYKRDNREVIQRNKTRVGRDEYALEEMLELERAQENSRKKELEELETEHKKKKARDKQALIEELMYSGKDAVQIVSEFAEKAEKQREEEKQLPPPKPANEFSTGIKFGQTADPSLLPVPKSDEGPLFIYEPLNPYTEGPTPPPASDVESMGYIAHIRSETPQENAGGFTSTLACQRALQEALQCLYFTPTTGIGVGL